DNA from Dietzia lutea:
CCCGGAGGGCAAGTCCTTCTCCGCCGCGGAGATCATGAAGCTCTGACCCGGGCCCCGACCCGTGGGACGTCCCCGGTGTGATCGCGAGTCGATCACACCGGGGACGACTTGTATCCCCACCTGCCGTGTTAGATTCCCCGGACACTGCAGGCGGGGCCTCCGGACGGGGGTGAGGGGAAGCCCTTGCCACATAGAACGCGTTCTAGATACTGTGTAACCGCTATCACACCGAAATGGTCACTTGTTCAGCGGTTCGGCTCGCGTGGCCCGGTGTCGCGTGGTCCGGGGGGATGACAGACAGAAGGGGGCACCAATGGCGAGAGTCCTCGATGCACCGCTCAAGGGCATCGGCGAGTTCTTCGCCATGACCCTCGACACGTTCGTCTCCTTCCCTTCGATCGTCCGCCAGGGCCGCGAGTTCATCGAGCAGTCCTGGTTCATCGCCCGCGTGTCGACCATGGCCACCGTGCTCGTGGCCATCCCGTTCACGGTCCTGGTGAGCTTCACCCTCAACATCCTGCTGCGTGAGATCGGCGCGGCCGACCTGTCGGGAGCCGGCGCCGCGCTGGGTGCCGTCACCCAGGTCGGGCCGATGGTCACCGTCCTCATCGTCGCGGGCGCGGGGGCGACCGCCATCTGTGCCGACCTCGGCGCGCGCACCATCCGCGAGGAGATCGACGCGATGGAGGTGCTGGGGATCGACCCGGTGAAGCGGCTCGTCGTGCCGCGCGTGGCGGCCTCGACGTTCGTCGCGCTGTTGCTCAACGGGCTGGTGTGCACGATCGGCATCCTCGGCGGCTTCCTGTTCTCCGTGCTGCTGCAGGGCGTCAACCCGGGCGCCTTCGTCAACGGCATCACCCTCCTGACCGGGCTCGGCGAGCTGATCCTCGCGCAGATCAAGGCCGGCGTGTTCGGGATGCTGGCGGGGCTCGTCGCCTGCTACAAGGGGCTCTACGTCCGCGGCGGGCCGAAGGAGGTCGGCAGCGCGGTCAACGAGACCGTCGTCTTCGCCTTCATGTGCCTGTTCGTGGTCAACACCGTCATCACCGCCGTCGGCGTCAAGGTCCTGGGGGCGTGACATGGCGGTGATCGAGACCGCCCGGTTCCCGCGACTGTCACGGGCCCGGAACTCCGCGGTCAAGAGCTTCGACGACTTCGGCGACCACGCGCTGTTCTTCTGGCGCGCGCTGGTGGCGACGCCGCGCGCGCTGACCCAGTACCCCAAGGAGACCCTCCGGCTGATCGCCGAGATCGCGATGGGGACGGGCGCGCTGGCGATGATCGGCGGCACCGTCGTGATCGTCGCCTTCCTCACCCTCGCCACCGGCGGCGTGATCGCCGTCCAGGGCTTCTCGTCTCTCACGGACGTGGGCGTGGAGGCGCTCACCGGGTTCTTCGCCGCCTTCATCAACGTCCGGATCGCGGCGCCCGTGATCGCGGGCATCGGGCTCGCGGCGACGATCGGGGCCGGCGCGACGGCACAACTGGGCGCGATGCGGGTCTCCGAGGAGATCGACGCCCTCGAGGTCATGGCGATCGACTCGATCACCTACCTGGTCTCCACCCGCATCGTCGCGGGGATGATCGCGGTGGTGCCGCTGTACTCGCTGGCCGTGATCGCGTCGTTCCTCGCCAGCCGGTTCGCGACGGTGGAGATCTACGGCCAGTCGGGCGGCGTCTACGACCACTACTTCTCGACGTTCCTCATCCCGACGGACATCCTGTGGTCCTTCGTACAGGCCATCGCCATGGCTATCACGATCATGCTCATCCACACCTACTACGGCTACAACGCGGCCGGTGGCCCCGCCGGTGTCGGCTCGGCCGTCGGCAACGCGGTGCGCACCTCGCTCATCGCCGTGGTGACCGTGACCCTTCTCGTCTCGCTCGCGATCTACGGCGGAGACGGCAACTTCAACCTGTCGGGATAGGAGACGGACATGGCGAGGACGGTGAGTCAGAGCGACACCGGGCCCAGGCGCATCGCGGGCGCGTGCCTCGCGGTGTTCCTCGTCGCGGTGATCGCGCTGTCCCTCCTGCTGTTCGGCCGGGCGTTCGACGACCGCGTGCCGTTGACGGTGCGCAGCGACCGCGCGGGACTGGTCATGGAGGCGGACGCGAAGGTCCGGTCCCGCGGTGTGGAGATCGGCAACGTCACCGACATCCGGCAGGAGTTCGACGGCGCGACGATAGAGATCGAGGTCGACCCGGCCGCGCTCGAGGCCGTCCCGTCCAACGCGGTGGTGTCCATCGGCTCCAACACCGTCTTCGGCGCCAAGTCCGTGGACTTCGAACCGCCGGCCGTCCCGGCACCGACGCCGCTGGCAGCGGGCGCGGTCGTGGAGACCTCGCGGGTCACCACGGAGGTCAACACCCTGTTCGAGGACCTGTCCGACCTGCTCCTGGCGATCGAGCCGGAGAAGCTCAACGCCACGCTCGGCGCGGTCTCCGGGGCGGTGGACGGACGCGGCGAGCAGGTCGGCCGGACGATCACCGACCTGCGCTCCTACCTCGAGGAGATCAACCCGCAGATCGAGGCGCTCCAGCGGGATCTGGCCAAGGGGTCGCGCGTGGCCAACCTCTACGCCGACGTCACGCCGGACATCATGCGGCTGCTCGACTCGGGTACGGACGTCGGCGCCAACGTGGTCAACAACCAGGCCCGGTTCGAGCAGCTCCTCGCCGCGTCCATCGGGACGGGGGAGACCGGGAAGCGGCTGTTGGCCGAGAACGGCGACGAGCTCGTCAAGACGC
Protein-coding regions in this window:
- a CDS encoding MlaE family ABC transporter permease, which codes for MARVLDAPLKGIGEFFAMTLDTFVSFPSIVRQGREFIEQSWFIARVSTMATVLVAIPFTVLVSFTLNILLREIGAADLSGAGAALGAVTQVGPMVTVLIVAGAGATAICADLGARTIREEIDAMEVLGIDPVKRLVVPRVAASTFVALLLNGLVCTIGILGGFLFSVLLQGVNPGAFVNGITLLTGLGELILAQIKAGVFGMLAGLVACYKGLYVRGGPKEVGSAVNETVVFAFMCLFVVNTVITAVGVKVLGA
- a CDS encoding MlaE family ABC transporter permease; translated protein: MAVIETARFPRLSRARNSAVKSFDDFGDHALFFWRALVATPRALTQYPKETLRLIAEIAMGTGALAMIGGTVVIVAFLTLATGGVIAVQGFSSLTDVGVEALTGFFAAFINVRIAAPVIAGIGLAATIGAGATAQLGAMRVSEEIDALEVMAIDSITYLVSTRIVAGMIAVVPLYSLAVIASFLASRFATVEIYGQSGGVYDHYFSTFLIPTDILWSFVQAIAMAITIMLIHTYYGYNAAGGPAGVGSAVGNAVRTSLIAVVTVTLLVSLAIYGGDGNFNLSG
- a CDS encoding MCE family protein, whose protein sequence is MARTVSQSDTGPRRIAGACLAVFLVAVIALSLLLFGRAFDDRVPLTVRSDRAGLVMEADAKVRSRGVEIGNVTDIRQEFDGATIEIEVDPAALEAVPSNAVVSIGSNTVFGAKSVDFEPPAVPAPTPLAAGAVVETSRVTTEVNTLFEDLSDLLLAIEPEKLNATLGAVSGAVDGRGEQVGRTITDLRSYLEEINPQIEALQRDLAKGSRVANLYADVTPDIMRLLDSGTDVGANVVNNQARFEQLLAASIGTGETGKRLLAENGDELVKTLSDLRASTSLLYEYSPMVTCLIVGLNQGVEGAMSAFGGKDQPGLVFKAGFQQGARAYEYPKDLPKVNASTGPNCYGLPFPDPEAHTPFIVTDTGSNPVEGMPDVFTSRPAPLFGPLRPTEPGQPAPPTLLQVMLGMDGETP